The following proteins are co-located in the Pirellulales bacterium genome:
- a CDS encoding CoA-binding protein, whose product MPTVAIVGASADRNKYGNKSVRAHLAQGYTVFPVNPKESEIEGLPAYAQLADVPVERLDRVSMYVPPAVGQALLPQIVAKGCDELWLNPGSESDALIEQARAAGLNPIVACSIVDVGLSPYELGE is encoded by the coding sequence ATGCCCACCGTCGCTATCGTCGGCGCCAGCGCCGACCGCAACAAATACGGCAACAAGAGCGTCCGCGCACACCTCGCCCAGGGGTACACGGTGTTTCCCGTGAACCCCAAGGAGTCGGAGATCGAGGGACTGCCGGCGTACGCCCAACTCGCCGACGTCCCGGTCGAGCGGCTCGACCGGGTGAGCATGTACGTCCCGCCGGCCGTGGGCCAGGCGCTGTTGCCGCAGATCGTCGCCAAGGGTTGCGACGAGTTGTGGCTCAACCCGGGCAGCGAAAGCGACGCCCTGATCGAGCAAGCCCGCGCCGCGGGACTCAACCCGATCGTCGCGTGCAGCATCGTCGACGTCGGCCTCAGCCCGTACGAACTGGGGGAGTGA
- a CDS encoding HEAT repeat domain-containing protein, whose translation MPLRSLAPDRVRVVAALATSVCALGAGLATADVFELSAGGEVRGSLVERTAEGVYVVRTEDGAQVSLAKGDIARIVQVDDNLAEYRRRARSIADTADGQRELARWCKERGLAEQAELHFDRLLQLAPDDEEARVGLGYQKSGGRWMTRAEIMAKRGMILHEGKYRTPQDVALRQRDAAAGALDADWFQKLRLWRGWLDSRRPQQSAEARALFDALDDPAAVPALVRLLDKETDDWAWSLLVKTLSRFDHPDALRTLVNATLYDARAEHRELALDLLTRDGRQVPLLPFVRALKNADNKVVNRAGKALAAIGDPEAVSPLIDALVTEHKFIVQQGSSGINAGSVNGNASFSAGGEGPKIIRQPLQNAQVLKALTTLAGQHEFDYDEVAWRSWFVNEQARALASARRDE comes from the coding sequence ATGCCCCTCCGCTCGCTTGCGCCTGATCGAGTTCGCGTCGTTGCGGCGCTGGCGACGTCGGTTTGCGCGCTTGGCGCGGGTCTCGCAACGGCCGACGTGTTCGAGTTGAGCGCCGGAGGCGAAGTTCGCGGCTCGCTGGTCGAACGGACCGCCGAGGGGGTCTACGTCGTCCGCACCGAGGACGGGGCCCAGGTGTCGCTCGCCAAAGGCGACATCGCGCGGATCGTGCAGGTCGACGACAACTTGGCCGAGTATCGTCGTCGGGCGCGCTCCATCGCCGACACGGCCGACGGACAGCGCGAGTTGGCCCGCTGGTGCAAGGAGCGAGGCCTCGCCGAGCAGGCCGAGCTGCACTTCGACCGGCTGCTGCAACTGGCCCCCGACGACGAAGAGGCCCGCGTCGGGCTCGGCTATCAGAAGAGCGGCGGACGCTGGATGACGCGCGCGGAGATCATGGCCAAGCGCGGCATGATCTTGCACGAGGGGAAGTATCGTACGCCCCAGGACGTCGCCCTGCGGCAGCGCGACGCCGCGGCCGGCGCCCTCGACGCCGACTGGTTCCAGAAGCTGCGCCTGTGGCGCGGCTGGCTCGACAGCCGTCGGCCGCAGCAATCGGCCGAAGCGCGGGCCCTGTTCGATGCGCTCGACGACCCGGCCGCCGTGCCGGCCCTGGTGCGGCTGCTCGACAAGGAGACCGACGACTGGGCGTGGAGCCTGCTCGTCAAGACGCTCAGCCGCTTCGATCATCCCGACGCGCTCCGCACGCTGGTCAATGCGACGCTGTACGACGCCCGTGCCGAACATCGCGAGCTGGCGCTCGACCTGCTCACCCGCGACGGCCGACAAGTTCCCCTGCTTCCCTTCGTACGGGCGCTGAAGAACGCCGACAACAAGGTCGTCAATCGGGCCGGCAAGGCCTTGGCCGCAATCGGCGACCCCGAGGCGGTCAGCCCGCTGATCGACGCCCTGGTGACCGAGCACAAGTTCATCGTCCAGCAGGGAAGCTCCGGCATCAACGCCGGGTCGGTCAACGGCAACGCAAGCTTCTCCGCGGGGGGCGAGGGACCGAAGATCATTCGCCAGCCGTTGCAAAACGCCCAGGTCCTCAAGGCCCTGACGACGCTCGCCGGCCAGCATGAATTCGATTACGACGAAGTCGCTTGGCGCAGTTGGTTCGTCAACGAACAAGCCCGCGCCCTGGCCAGCGCTCGCCGCGACGAGTAA
- a CDS encoding molybdenum cofactor biosynthesis protein MoaB produces MSGSPSPADEHRRAAAGSVACAVVTVSDTRTLADDRSGGEIVVQLEAAGHRVVAREIVPDDPEQVAEAVSRLAADWRVQAVLLTGGTGVAPRDQTPEALEALFTKRLPGFGELFRMLSFAQIGAAAMLSRATAGMIERTVVFLMPGSTPAVRLALETLVLPELAHVVKLADKPG; encoded by the coding sequence ATGTCCGGATCGCCTTCTCCTGCCGACGAGCATCGCCGCGCCGCTGCAGGGAGCGTCGCCTGTGCGGTCGTCACGGTCAGCGATACGCGCACCCTGGCCGACGATCGCAGCGGCGGCGAGATTGTCGTCCAGTTGGAAGCCGCGGGACATCGCGTCGTGGCGCGCGAGATCGTGCCCGACGATCCCGAGCAAGTCGCCGAGGCGGTCAGCCGACTGGCGGCCGACTGGCGCGTGCAGGCCGTGCTGCTCACGGGGGGGACCGGCGTCGCCCCCCGCGATCAGACTCCCGAGGCGCTCGAGGCGCTCTTCACGAAACGGCTGCCTGGTTTCGGCGAGTTGTTTCGGATGCTCAGCTTCGCCCAGATCGGGGCCGCGGCGATGCTCAGCCGCGCGACCGCCGGCATGATCGAGCGAACGGTCGTCTTCCTGATGCCGGGTTCGACGCCGGCGGTGCGGCTGGCCCTCGAAACGCTCGTGCTCCCTGAGCTAGCACACGTCGTGAAGCTGGCGGATAAGCCCGGCTGA
- a CDS encoding endonuclease/exonuclease/phosphatase family protein, whose amino-acid sequence MQRLLSMATLAVLGGMAFLFLREGDFAPGAGQGPIPAPTAQQSAPGGAPFGTIPASTNPFGTNPFGTPSGAQSGGFAGQSIPATIPVTTPPPAINAPGAQPASVFRPVSSTPVVPPTTGPTIRIASFNIQVFGKTKASKPYVMYTLAEIVRQFDVVAIQEIRTQDDYHIPNFVKLINEGGGTPRRYDHLVGPRLGNTTSTEQYAFLYDAERILLDPNGHYTVRDPDNLLHREPLVARFATRMNPNEAFTFTLINVHTDPDVVPQEMEALAEVYRVVRRAGGDEDDVIMLGDFNTDDKRLGRLGQFPGIQPLISGVFTNMRQTKLYDNIIVHQPSTSEYTGRSGVFDVMRYFNLTLEQAEQVSDHLPVWAEFTAYERDYTGRVAYRGTVAR is encoded by the coding sequence GTGCAACGGCTACTTTCGATGGCGACCCTCGCCGTGCTCGGCGGGATGGCGTTCTTGTTTCTGCGCGAGGGAGACTTTGCCCCCGGCGCGGGGCAGGGGCCGATCCCGGCGCCGACCGCGCAGCAATCGGCGCCCGGCGGCGCTCCGTTCGGCACGATCCCGGCGTCGACCAATCCGTTTGGAACGAACCCGTTCGGGACGCCTTCCGGGGCTCAGTCCGGGGGCTTCGCCGGGCAATCGATTCCGGCGACGATCCCCGTCACGACCCCTCCGCCGGCGATCAACGCCCCCGGCGCTCAGCCGGCCAGCGTGTTCCGCCCCGTGTCGTCGACGCCGGTCGTCCCCCCGACCACGGGGCCGACGATTCGCATTGCGTCGTTCAACATCCAGGTGTTCGGCAAGACCAAGGCGTCCAAGCCGTACGTCATGTACACCTTGGCCGAGATCGTGCGGCAGTTCGACGTGGTGGCCATCCAGGAGATCCGCACGCAGGACGACTACCACATTCCCAACTTCGTGAAGTTGATCAACGAAGGAGGGGGAACGCCGCGGCGATACGATCACCTCGTCGGTCCCCGGTTGGGCAATACGACTTCGACCGAGCAATACGCGTTTCTGTACGACGCCGAGAGGATCCTGCTCGATCCCAACGGGCACTACACGGTGCGGGATCCCGACAACCTGCTCCACCGCGAGCCGCTGGTTGCCCGGTTCGCGACCCGGATGAACCCCAACGAGGCGTTCACGTTCACGCTGATCAACGTCCACACCGACCCCGACGTCGTGCCGCAGGAGATGGAGGCGTTGGCCGAAGTGTATCGGGTGGTTCGCCGCGCCGGCGGGGACGAGGACGACGTGATCATGCTGGGGGACTTCAACACCGACGACAAACGGTTGGGCCGGCTGGGCCAGTTTCCCGGGATCCAGCCGCTGATCTCGGGGGTGTTCACCAACATGCGCCAGACCAAGCTGTACGACAACATCATCGTGCATCAGCCCTCGACCAGCGAATACACCGGCCGCAGCGGCGTGTTCGACGTGATGCGGTACTTCAACCTGACGCTGGAACAGGCCGAGCAGGTGTCGGACCACTTGCCCGTGTGGGCCGAGTTCACCGCGTACGAACGCGACTACACCGGGCGCGTCGCGTACCGCGGGACCGTGGCGCGGTAG
- a CDS encoding trypsin-like peptidase domain-containing protein — MHSAPISPVFFASDPQRRRGCVLVACAALLLVAAAADAGAHEACCRVTNRQATLTSAGSGTLVDVAPDGVAGLVLTCAHLFADGACEMTVEFADGARHRANLIAIDRAADLAALEIAAPRSAPARVAIVDQGELASRPQAYRACGFGGDGRLNCVTGRFVGPAGSAERVSFRFSGAVRSGDSGGGVFDDEGRLVAVVWGAAEGTTYASGGAPLRRFLDRLLGERTERTFARRPAPTAPSVCPDGRCPLTAPGAERGSPAGQGPAIGDDSGARQCVCAQQWSAMGERLRSLEDDLRQAARLEQLRDYARVDDVTRLAEEHRAERASLAARIPGLLAGGHAGRAAGALAVGALGISGPVGWAVVAGGAATGLLIGRLMRTRSRRRARARRDEPEPPPQRGVPAERPEATAAAARPFPRDESAADRAAARGEHAESLSPVERDDREARQLLRLSQLEGRDPLQDAVAGRLALDRLDAIADGDDSPRRTWADQLRRELRERFNDIAPTNFQPFVTA, encoded by the coding sequence ATGCATTCAGCGCCGATCTCGCCAGTGTTCTTCGCGAGCGACCCGCAGCGTCGCCGCGGATGCGTCTTGGTTGCTTGCGCCGCCCTGCTCTTGGTCGCCGCAGCGGCGGACGCCGGCGCCCACGAAGCCTGTTGCCGCGTCACGAATCGGCAGGCGACGCTCACCAGCGCCGGCAGCGGGACGCTCGTCGACGTCGCTCCCGACGGCGTCGCGGGGCTCGTGCTCACCTGCGCCCACTTGTTCGCCGACGGGGCGTGCGAGATGACGGTCGAGTTCGCCGACGGGGCGCGGCATCGCGCGAACCTGATTGCGATCGACCGCGCGGCCGACCTGGCGGCGCTCGAGATCGCTGCGCCGCGTTCGGCGCCGGCGCGGGTGGCGATCGTCGACCAGGGCGAACTCGCGAGCCGGCCGCAGGCGTACCGGGCTTGCGGATTCGGCGGCGATGGCCGCCTGAATTGCGTCACGGGGCGATTCGTCGGTCCCGCGGGGAGCGCGGAGCGAGTGAGTTTTCGGTTCTCCGGGGCCGTGCGGTCGGGCGACTCGGGAGGAGGCGTGTTCGACGACGAGGGCCGATTGGTGGCCGTCGTCTGGGGCGCCGCGGAGGGGACGACCTATGCCAGCGGCGGGGCGCCGTTGCGACGGTTCCTCGATCGCCTGCTGGGAGAACGAACGGAGCGAACGTTCGCCCGTCGCCCGGCGCCGACGGCGCCGTCCGTGTGTCCCGACGGGCGGTGTCCGTTGACGGCGCCTGGTGCAGAACGCGGATCGCCGGCGGGGCAGGGCCCCGCGATTGGCGACGATTCTGGCGCGCGGCAGTGCGTGTGCGCACAGCAGTGGTCGGCGATGGGCGAGCGGCTGCGCTCCCTCGAGGACGACCTGCGACAGGCGGCCCGGCTTGAGCAGTTGCGCGACTACGCCCGCGTCGACGACGTGACGCGACTGGCGGAGGAACATCGCGCCGAGCGCGCGTCGCTGGCCGCGCGGATCCCCGGCCTGCTCGCCGGCGGCCACGCGGGCCGAGCCGCGGGGGCGCTTGCCGTCGGAGCCTTGGGGATCTCGGGGCCAGTCGGCTGGGCCGTCGTCGCCGGGGGAGCCGCGACGGGGCTCTTGATCGGGCGGCTCATGCGCACGCGGAGCCGACGCCGAGCCCGGGCCCGTCGCGACGAGCCGGAGCCGCCGCCGCAAAGGGGCGTTCCCGCCGAACGACCGGAGGCGACCGCCGCCGCGGCGCGTCCGTTTCCCCGGGACGAATCAGCCGCCGACCGCGCCGCCGCGCGGGGCGAGCACGCCGAGTCGCTCAGCCCCGTCGAGCGCGACGACCGTGAGGCTCGCCAACTTTTACGACTTTCGCAGTTGGAGGGACGTGACCCGTTACAAGACGCGGTTGCAGGACGCCTTGCGCTCGACCGGCTCGACGCGATTGCCGACGGCGACGATTCGCCGCGCCGCACATGGGCGGACCAACTGAGACGCGAGCTGCGCGAGCGATTCAACGACATTGCCCCGACAAACTTCCAACCGTTTGTCACCGCGTAA
- a CDS encoding phage portal protein, with protein MNDSYADPWEQRVSEACDGIWNALVDPREAYLDDDGLWWNPVAVAGDSRVAAGAAPLDEAQLADARAQCRRLVATNEFAINGIENRISYLVGPGHRYQANVRSGVDAPPGLAAQVQEVLDEFQLANRWPVRQQEIVRRLDRDGEAFLRFFVDDRGSTRVRFIEPEQVATPPELSRTPEASFGVHCESHDVETVLGYYVDGQPVPAVEVQHRKANVDANVKRGLPLYFPVRKNLRRVEKLLRNMSALAEIQSAIALIRKHRGTMHSAVEQFADADARTRVAGGRTRRVVQYGPGTILDAPAGLEYDFPANGVQADGFLGVLQAELRAIAARLVMPEFMFTSDASNANYSSTLVAEGPAVKMFERLQATLKGDDAEVMTRVVDNAVRAGRLPLQTRRFVEIQIGLPSLHVRDQLRECQVEKMAYDKGILSPQTWSQRMGLDYEQEQKNLAMHRETS; from the coding sequence ATGAACGATTCTTACGCCGATCCCTGGGAGCAGCGCGTCAGCGAGGCGTGCGACGGGATTTGGAACGCGCTGGTCGATCCGCGCGAGGCGTACCTCGACGACGACGGCTTGTGGTGGAACCCCGTGGCCGTCGCCGGCGATTCGCGGGTCGCGGCCGGGGCGGCGCCGCTCGACGAGGCGCAACTGGCCGACGCCCGGGCGCAGTGCCGACGGCTCGTCGCGACGAACGAGTTCGCGATCAACGGGATCGAGAATCGCATCAGTTACTTGGTCGGCCCGGGGCATCGCTACCAAGCGAACGTGCGGTCCGGCGTCGACGCCCCGCCCGGGTTGGCGGCGCAGGTGCAGGAGGTGCTTGACGAGTTCCAGCTTGCCAACCGTTGGCCAGTGCGACAGCAGGAGATCGTGCGCCGCCTGGATCGGGACGGCGAGGCGTTCCTGCGGTTCTTCGTCGACGACCGCGGATCGACCCGCGTGCGGTTCATCGAGCCGGAGCAGGTGGCGACGCCCCCCGAGTTGTCGCGCACTCCCGAGGCGAGCTTCGGCGTCCACTGCGAGTCGCACGACGTCGAGACCGTGCTGGGCTACTACGTCGACGGCCAGCCGGTTCCCGCCGTCGAAGTGCAGCATCGCAAGGCGAACGTCGACGCGAACGTCAAGCGCGGGCTGCCGCTGTATTTCCCGGTGCGGAAGAACCTGCGGCGGGTCGAGAAGCTGCTGCGGAACATGAGTGCGCTGGCCGAGATCCAGTCGGCGATCGCGCTGATCCGCAAGCATCGCGGGACGATGCACAGCGCGGTCGAGCAGTTTGCCGACGCCGACGCGAGGACGAGGGTCGCGGGGGGGCGAACCCGGCGGGTCGTGCAATACGGCCCCGGGACGATCCTCGACGCTCCCGCGGGGCTGGAGTACGATTTTCCCGCCAACGGCGTGCAGGCCGACGGTTTCCTCGGCGTGCTGCAGGCCGAGTTGCGGGCGATCGCCGCGCGGCTGGTCATGCCCGAGTTCATGTTCACCTCGGACGCCTCGAACGCGAACTATTCGTCGACGCTCGTGGCCGAGGGACCGGCGGTGAAGATGTTCGAGCGGTTGCAGGCGACGCTCAAGGGGGACGACGCCGAGGTCATGACGCGGGTCGTCGACAACGCGGTCCGCGCCGGTCGCTTGCCCCTCCAGACGCGACGATTCGTCGAGATCCAGATCGGCTTGCCGTCGCTGCACGTCCGCGATCAGTTGCGCGAATGTCAGGTCGAGAAGATGGCGTACGACAAGGGGATTCTTTCGCCGCAAACGTGGAGCCAACGGATGGGGCTCGACTACGAGCAGGAGCAGAAGAACCTCGCGATGCATCGCGAGACGTCGTGA
- a CDS encoding DUF2190 family protein, translating into MANIMRWRYGDTNPVVMRVPEDLTVEIGDLVYESDGEALPATALADAGTKAANQEAFHDAFVGVAMQCSPAGSVDAIRIATSGVFEFDAVEAPFAVGALVGIDEDGSGSQLESQQVIAVATPNLAIGRCAKAAVEASTRVLVDVVSTTLKGGPQAMA; encoded by the coding sequence ATGGCCAACATCATGCGATGGCGTTACGGCGATACGAACCCGGTGGTGATGCGCGTTCCCGAGGACCTGACGGTGGAAATCGGCGACTTGGTCTACGAGTCGGACGGCGAAGCGCTGCCGGCGACGGCGCTGGCCGACGCGGGGACCAAGGCGGCCAACCAGGAGGCGTTTCACGACGCGTTCGTCGGCGTGGCGATGCAGTGCTCGCCCGCGGGGAGCGTCGACGCGATTCGGATCGCCACGAGCGGCGTCTTCGAGTTCGACGCCGTCGAGGCGCCCTTCGCGGTCGGCGCGCTCGTGGGGATCGACGAAGACGGCTCCGGTTCGCAGCTCGAGTCGCAGCAGGTGATCGCCGTGGCGACGCCGAATCTCGCGATCGGCCGTTGCGCCAAGGCCGCCGTGGAAGCGTCGACGCGGGTGCTGGTCGACGTCGTCAGCACGACGCTCAAGGGAGGGCCGCAGGCGATGGCGTGA
- a CDS encoding helix-turn-helix transcriptional regulator yields the protein MSAATSSGYLHGRQLRRLMAEQGLTQRDVAALTGVAPRTVQSIVEETARPHPRTLQKLAAGLDVSIDELFAPRSSAAAAFDRRTNPAVAEAIAAHPELFRDWTPAEFDELFSRVAVGGEQTESGALAAAAALNDRRELLQAVALLLETDQADLLRDFIALLRRRAELAPTESTAKDPPNARRNPRSGANDRELRV from the coding sequence ATGTCCGCCGCAACGTCTTCCGGCTATCTCCACGGCCGCCAACTTCGCCGGCTCATGGCCGAGCAGGGGCTCACGCAGCGCGACGTGGCCGCTCTGACCGGCGTGGCGCCGCGCACCGTGCAGTCGATTGTCGAGGAAACGGCGCGCCCTCACCCGCGCACGCTGCAGAAGCTGGCCGCGGGGCTCGACGTATCGATCGACGAACTGTTCGCCCCGCGATCCTCCGCAGCCGCGGCGTTCGATCGCCGTACGAACCCCGCGGTCGCCGAGGCGATCGCCGCGCACCCGGAGCTGTTCCGCGATTGGACCCCGGCCGAGTTCGACGAGCTGTTCAGCCGCGTCGCGGTGGGGGGCGAGCAGACGGAATCCGGCGCGCTGGCCGCCGCCGCCGCGCTCAACGACCGTCGCGAGTTGCTGCAAGCCGTCGCGCTGCTGTTGGAAACCGACCAGGCCGACCTCCTGCGCGACTTCATCGCCCTGCTCCGTCGCCGCGCCGAACTCGCCCCGACCGAATCAACCGCCAAGGATCCCCCGAACGCGAGAAGGAACCCGCGAAGCGGCGCGAACGATCGCGAATTGCGCGTCTGA
- a CDS encoding NAD(P)-binding domain-containing protein — protein sequence MPDPDSSTADRFCIIGAGSSGLAAAKNFREAGIPFDCLEREDDVGGNWYYGKPASSVYASTHLISSKTLTEYVDFPMPEEYPEYPSHRQAFEYLRAYADRFCLRERIEFNTSVERAVPLGDAGAGWLVRLADGRERRYRGVVIANGHNWDPRFPDCPGEFTGEALHSCQYKTPDAMRGKRVLVVGGGNSGCDLACEAAIHADAAIQSRRRNYHVLPKFFRGKPIDQCNELVLWLRLPLWLRRLAGSVVEHVVHGPAWRTGVPRPDHPLFSTHPVINSQIHHHVGHGRLVLRPDVKRFAGRRVEFVDGTTDEVDLVIYATGFKATIPFVEPDVLCWRDGAPRLFLNVFHPTRDDLFVIGLIQPDSGQWGLVDHQARLAARYLNAVQRASLKRAPAGLARFEKARAANAWNPGGGVRYLDSPRHRLEVEHYGYRRQLQRWIKRLANV from the coding sequence ATGCCTGACCCGGACAGTTCCACCGCAGATCGCTTCTGCATCATCGGGGCGGGCAGCTCTGGGCTCGCTGCTGCGAAGAACTTTCGCGAGGCGGGGATTCCGTTCGACTGTCTCGAGCGCGAAGACGACGTCGGCGGAAACTGGTACTACGGCAAGCCGGCCAGCAGCGTCTACGCCTCGACGCACCTGATCTCGTCGAAGACGCTGACCGAGTACGTCGACTTCCCCATGCCGGAGGAGTACCCCGAGTACCCCAGCCATCGGCAGGCCTTCGAGTACTTGCGGGCTTACGCCGATCGGTTTTGTCTCCGAGAGCGCATCGAGTTCAACACGAGCGTCGAACGGGCCGTGCCGCTGGGCGACGCGGGCGCCGGCTGGCTGGTGCGCCTGGCCGACGGGCGCGAACGGCGGTATCGCGGGGTGGTGATCGCCAACGGACACAATTGGGACCCGCGGTTTCCCGACTGCCCGGGCGAGTTTACGGGCGAGGCGCTTCACTCGTGTCAGTACAAGACCCCCGACGCGATGCGCGGCAAGCGCGTGCTGGTCGTGGGCGGGGGCAACAGCGGGTGCGACTTGGCGTGCGAGGCGGCGATCCACGCCGACGCGGCGATCCAGAGCCGGCGGCGCAATTACCACGTGCTGCCCAAATTTTTCCGCGGCAAGCCGATCGACCAGTGCAACGAACTGGTGCTGTGGCTGCGATTGCCGTTGTGGCTGCGGCGTCTGGCGGGGAGCGTCGTCGAGCACGTCGTGCACGGCCCCGCGTGGCGCACCGGCGTGCCGCGGCCGGATCACCCGCTGTTTTCCACGCACCCGGTGATCAATTCGCAGATCCACCACCACGTGGGCCACGGGCGGCTGGTGTTGCGGCCCGACGTGAAGCGGTTCGCCGGACGGCGGGTCGAGTTCGTCGACGGCACGACGGACGAGGTCGACCTCGTGATCTACGCGACCGGGTTCAAGGCGACGATCCCGTTCGTCGAGCCGGACGTGCTGTGCTGGCGCGACGGGGCGCCGCGGCTGTTCTTGAACGTGTTCCACCCGACGAGGGACGACCTGTTCGTGATCGGGCTCATCCAGCCCGACAGCGGGCAGTGGGGGCTTGTCGATCATCAAGCGCGGTTGGCGGCGCGGTACTTGAACGCCGTGCAGCGGGCGTCGCTGAAGCGGGCGCCCGCCGGGCTTGCGCGGTTCGAGAAAGCGCGCGCGGCGAACGCTTGGAACCCCGGCGGGGGAGTGCGATACCTCGACTCGCCGCGGCATCGGCTCGAGGTCGAGCACTACGGCTATCGCCGGCAGTTGCAGCGGTGGATCAAACGGCTCGCGAATGTTTGA